The DNA window CAGAGCGGCCGTGCCCGGGCGTGCACAGAGACGGGCCGTCCCGTGGGGcccggggcagggccggggtcccCGGCTCAGAGCGGCCGCGCCCGGGCGTGCACAGAGACGGGCCGTCCCGTGGGGGCCGGGGTCCCCGGCTCAGAGCGGCCGCGCCCGGGCGTGCACAGAGACGGGCCGTCCcgtgggggccggggcagggccggggtcccCGGCTCAGATCGGCCGCGCCCGGGCGCGCACAGAGACGGGCCGTCAGGAGGGGGCCGGGGTCCCCGGCTCAGAGCGGCCGTGCCCGGGCGTGCACAGAGACGGGCCGTCCCGTGGGGGCCGGGGTCCCCGGCTCAGAGCGGCCGTGCCCGGGCGCGCACAGAGACGGGCCGTCCCGTGGGGcccggggcagggccggggtcccCGGCTCAGAGCGGCCGCGCCCGGGCGTGCACAGAGACGGGCCGTCCCGTGGGGGCCGGGGTCCCCGGCTCAGAGCGGCCGCGCCCGGGCGTGCACAGAGACGGGCCGTCCCGTGGGGcccggggcagggccggggtcccCGGCTCAGATCGGCCGCGCCCGGGCGTGCACAGAGACGGGCCGTCCCGTGGGGGCCGGGGTCCCCGGCTCAGAGCGGCCGCGCCCGGGCGTGCACAGAGACGGGCCGTCCcgtgggggccggggcagggccggggtcccCGGCTCAGATCGGCCGCGCCCGGGCGCGCACAGAGACGGGCCGTCAGGAGGGGGCCGGGGTCCCCGGCTCAGAGCGGCCGTGCCCGGGCGTGCACAGAGACGGGCCGTCCCGTGGGGGCCGGGGTCCCCGGCTCAGAGCGGCCGTGCCCGGGCGTGCACAGAGACGGGCCGTCCcgtgggggccggggcagggccggggtcccCGGCTCAGATCGGCCGTGCCCGGGCGTGCACAGAGACGGGCCGTCCcgtgggggccggggcagggccggggtcccCGGCTCAGAGCGGCCGTGCCCGGGCGCGCACAGAGACGGGCCGTCAGGAGGGGGCCGGGGTCCCCGGCTCAGAGCGGCCGCGCCCGGGCGTGCACAGAGACGGGCCGTCCcgtgggggccggggcagggccggggtcccCGGCTCAGAGCGGCCGTGCCCGGGCGTGCACAGAGACGGGCCGTCAGGAGGGGGCCGGAGCAGGGCCGGGGTCCCCGGCTCAGAGCGGCCGCGCCCGGGCGTGCACAGAGACGGGCCGTCCcgtgggggccggggcagggccggggtcccCGGCTCAGAGCGGCCGTGCCCGGGCGCGCACAGAGACGGGCCGTCCcgtgggggccggggcagggccggggtcccCGGCTTGCAGTAGCCGCGCCCGGGCGTGCACAGAGACGGGCCGTCCCGTGGGGGCCGGGGTCCCCGGCTCAGAGCGGCCGCGCCCGGGCGCGCACAGAGACGGGCCGTCCcgtgggggccggggcagggccggggtcccCGGCTTGCAGTAGCCGCGCCCGGGCGTGCACAGAGACGGGCCGTCCCGTGGGGGCCGGGGTCCCCGGCTCAGAGCGGCCGCGCCCGGGCGCGCACAGAGACGGGCCGTCCcgtgggggccggggcagggccggggtcccCGGCTCAGATCGGCCGCGCCCGGACGTGCACAGAGACGGGCCGTCCCGTGGGGGCCGGGGTCCCCGGCTCAGAGCGGCCGTGCCCGGGCGTGCACAGAGACGGGCCGTCCcgtgggggccggggcagggccggggtcccCGGCTTGCAGTAGCCGCGCCCGGGCGTGCACAGAGACGGGCCGTCCcgtgggggccggggcagggccggggtcccCGGCTTGCAGTAGCCGCGCCCGGGCGTGCACAGAGACGGGCCGTCCCGTGGGGGCCGGGGTCCCCGGCTCAGAGCGGCCGCGCCCGGGCGTGCACCCGCAGGTGGGCCGTCAGGTGGGAGCTGTGCCGGAAGCGCTTGCAGCAGGCGGTGCAGGCGAAGGGCCGCTCGCccgtgtggatgcgctggtgccCGGTGAGGGTGGAGCCCTTGCTGAAGGCCTTGCCGCACTGGGCGCAGGCGAAGGGGCGCTCGCcggtgtgggtgcgctggtgctGCAGCAGGTCCGAGCTCTGGCCGAAGCTCTTGccgcactgggggcaggggtaggggcgcTCGCCGCGGTGCAGCCGCCGGTGCGTCAGCAGGTTGGAGCTGCGGCTGAAGCTGCGCCCGCACTCGGCGCAGGCGTAGGGCTTCTCGCCCGTGTGCACCCGCCGGTGGGCCACCAGGTCCGAGGCCTGGCTGAAGCGGCGGGGACAGTCGGGGCAGCGGTGTGGGCGCTCGCccgtgtggatgcgctggtgctTGACCAGCACGGAGGTGTCCCCGAAGCGCTTGCCGCACtcggggcaggggtaggggcgcTCGCCCGTGTGCAGCCGCCGGTGCGTCCGCAGGTTGGAGCCCCGCAGGAAGCCCCGCCCGCACTCCGGGCACCGGAAGGGCTTGTCGCCCGCGTggatccgctggtgggccaccagGTTGGAGCTGCGGGAGAAGCGCTTCCCGCACACCAGGCAGGGGTAGGGGCGCTCGCCCGGCTGGAGGGCGGGGGGCCGAGCCGGGGggccctgctggggggcaggatCTGAGCCATGACCCAcagtgccaggctggggggccGGACCCTGATCTATGGTGCCCTGACTCAGGGGGTTCTGCTGGGGGGCGGGATGTGACCCGTGATCCGTGGGGGCCTGGCTCAGGGGACCCTGCTGGTGGGTGGGATCTGACCCATGACCCACGGGGCCCTGGCTCAGGGGACCTTGGTCAGGGGTGGAATCTGACCCATGACCCACGGGGGCCTGGCTCAGGGGACCCTGCTGGGGGGCTGGATCTGACCCATGACCCATGGGGGCCTGCTGGGGGTCAGGATCGGAGCTGTTACCCAGAGGGCCCTGCCGGGCGAGGGCGTCCTCTGAGCTGTGACCCAGGGAGtcctgctggggcggggggctggagccctgcctcagggggcctggctggggggcaggctcctCCCCTGGGGGCGTGGGCTGAGGCTCCGGACTCCCGCCCGGCCCGGTGCCCTGGGGCCCATGGCCCCGCCGGTGGCGGGCCAGGGTGGAGCTGCGGGCGAAGCTGGCCCCGCAGAGCTGGCAGGggtagggccgctccccggtaTGGCTGCGCTGGTGGTTGACCAGGGTGGAGGCCAGGCTGAAGCCAGCGCCGCACTGGCCGCAGCGGAAGGGCCGCTCGCCCGTGTGGGCCCGCTGGTGCTGCACCAGGTCGGAGCTGCGCCGGAAGCCCTTGCCGCAGTCGGGGCAGGCGAAGGGGCGCTCGCCCGTGTGCCGGCTCCGGTGGGCGGCCAGCCCCGACTGCACGGCGAAGGCCTCCCCGCACTGGCCGCAGCGGTAGGGGCGCTCGCCGGTGTGCAGCCGCCGGTGCTTGGCCAGCGAGGAGCTCTGGGAGAAGGTGCGGCCGCAGTGGGGGCAGCGGTAGGGGCGCTCGCCGGTGTGCAGCCGCCGGTGCCGCTGCAGGGTGGAGCCGGCGCGGAAGCTGCGCCCGCACACGGCGCAGTCGTAGGGCTTCTCGCCCGTGTGCACCCGCCGGTGGGCCAGGAAGTTGGAGCTGGCGCTGAAGGCCCGGCCGCAGTCGGGGCAGACGTAGGGCCGCTCGCCCGTGTGGATCCGCAGGTGCTGCGTCAGGTGGGAGCTCTGCCCGAAGGCCTTGCCACACTCGGGGCAGGCGTACTGCCGCCCAGGGGCCGGGGGCCCGGGCGGTCTCGCTGGGGCGCAGATCCGCGGCTGGGCTGCCAGGGCAGAGCTGCGGGGCGTCCCTGCTGCCCGGATCGTGGATTCCTCCAGCCCCCTGTCAGCTGCCCTGCGGAGAGCCGGCTCCgcgtctctctccccagcagggtTTCCCCGTCGGCTCTCGCAGGCTCCGGGGCTCGGCCCACCGCTCTCCTGGGGTTGTCCCGGTAACTTCCCGTCTGGCTCCGCTCGCTCGCGCCCTTCCGGCTGGGGATCCCCCTCCTCGGCCTCGCTTGCTGGCCCATCACCTGCGGGGGAAAGGATCGCGGTCAGTATTCTCACGGTGCTGGAAATCCACCCCCCAAGCAGGGTTTAGTAATTAGTTGATTCTGCTTGGGGTTTTATTGTAAAGCCGCAGGGTAACCCAGGGCTAACGGCCCTGCCGAGTGCGCTCTGCACAGCCTTCCCGCGTGTCCTTTCCTCTCATGCACTCCTCACTGTGCAGTCCTTTTGCTCCGTATTTCATGGTTTTCCCAGGGCagatgggttttttccccttcttcagtGAAGCAAAGTTCTCAGCTCGGTCCCAGGTCTGTCTGTGAACCACCTGGAGCCcccctgggacagagagagggaatcAGACCCGAGCCGTCCCTGCTCGGAAAAGGGAACAAACCAGAGCGATCAAAGCAGGAATTATCCCCTCGCCATGGGGAATCGGGGCCTGCTCAGGGAGGATCCTGAGCCAGGAACCCCCACAGGATTCCACCGCTAGCATCTTAAACAGCTCACTGCGCTACCTTCCTGAGCCTGCAGACAGCAGACGCGggggcctctgctgctgctcagagcctCCCAAGGGGGCAAAGGGAAACTGACCAGAGCAGCCAGTTTCGGAGCTGCTGGCAGGCTGACGTGAACCAGGCTggtttctctctgctgctgctgggcaagctctgagcagcagccggggcagccctggggctggcggGGGCAGAGGGACAGAGTAAGATCTAGAGAGCGGGACAGACGGACGCGCTGGTGAAGTCAGGCCCCAGCCGGGCTGTCTGTGGGGCCTGATCCCGGCACTTCTAGGCCTGAAAACATGAGCCTCCAGCACCCAGGGACAGAGGTCTATGGACCgacaggcaggcaggcatccAGGGATGGAGACAGACCTCTAAACATAGCGaggaacacacacaaaatggaggTTGTGAAACCATGACACAcggcaggggcagcacctggaaGGCCTGTAAATCCCCTGCTGTTACTGCCCAGATTTAAAGGCTCCAGGAAGCCAGGGGTGAATTTCCGAGCCGGTTTAAGCGATTCCTCACCTGTGCGGGCGTCTCTCGGGGTCTCCTCAGCACCCCGGGGGCCTGGGACCCGCAGCTCTGCCCCTCGCTCCATCCGGGAGAGCGCGTCCGGCCCAGGGATGAGAAATCCTGCTCGGGGGACAGGGACAGGCGAGATCAGGGCGTGCGACGCGGCAGGAGAATATCTGCTACAAGGAACGTCCCGTGATTTGaacccagccccggcctgctCCGGGGGACGTGGTCTGACCccaggggcagggaagaggcaggataCCGGGTGGGATGGGTCCGTGGGGCTGaccagtgggggcagggaggggacgggaTGGGCCCAAATTGTATAACccagggggcgggtggggggcagGATACCGGGCAGGATGGGCTCATGGGGGTGAcccggggggaagggagggggtagGATACTGGGCGGGATGGGCCCATGGGGCTGACctggggggcaaggagggggcagGATACCAGGTGGGATGGGCCCGTGGGGCTGacccggggggcagggaggggggcaggataCCGGGCGGGATGggcccggggggcagggagggggatacCACCCCGGGGGGTACCACAGCTCCTGGGGTCTCACTGTCCCCGCTACAGGCacccagggtgggggggctgtggggggccggggggggtgcTGTGGGATGTTCAGATCTCAGTCGCCCCCCTGCCCGGTGCCCATCAGCCGGTGGGGGCTGCTTTTgcgcccccgccccgctccccatcgcctcctgcccgcccccttccagcccccccccccgcggccccccgTACCTGCCGGCCCCGGCTCAGCAGCTCCCCCGGCGGAGCTCGGCGCTGCGCGGCCCAGGGGCGGCTCGAGCCCAGCGCGGcccccgggctccccccgcccGGGCCGGGCGCAGCAGCGGGGCCGGGCGCGGATGCAGCCGCGGCGCTGACCCAGGAAGCCCAACCcccgggcgggggggcggggagagcggCCCCCGGGATGGGGGGGGCATGGACCCGCCCCCGGACCCGCCTCTCCCggcgggggggctgctgctgccgggcCCGGCAggaaatgctgcagctgctgggttCAGAACCGCCCCCCCGGGGGGGAAATCAGCCCCCCCAGCGACGggctcagccccccccccgccagagaTGGGCTCAGCCCACCCCTGCCAGTGACGGGCTCAGCCCCCCAGCTACgggctcagcccccccccccgtcagagACAggctcagacccccccccccgccagagaCGGGCTCAGCCCACCCCTGCCAGTGATGGGCTCAGCCCCCTGCCAGTGACGGGCTCAGCCCCCCTGCCGGAGACAGGCTCAGCCCCCCAGCTACGGGCTCAGCCCACCCCCCCGCCAGTGACGGGCTCAGCCCACCCCTGCCAGTGACGGGCTCAGCCCCCCAGCTACgagctcagcccccccccccgtcagagACAGGCTCAGACCCCGACCCCGCCAGAGACAGGCTCAGCCCACCCCTGCCAGTGACGGGCTCAGCCCCCCGTCAGAGACAGGCtcagcccccccccgccagagACGGGCTcagccactccccccccccccccccccgccagagaCGGGCTCAGGCTCTCGGCACACTCAGGCAGCGTCAgtcatgccaggggctctgggcGAGCCGTCCCAGTGCCATTTGGACAATGCGTTTTCGAATAAAGAGCCGCCGTGGGAGAGCCCCGGAGAGCTCAGCGCTCCCTGTGCGGCCCCGGGACAGGCCGCTGGCCGGACACAAACCAGCTGCGACGGGACCGGCCGCTCCCCTGGCTGAGCGGGGACGCGGGTCCGGCCGGCCTCGTCCTTACAGAGGGGAGATGGGGCCTGACCTCGAGTTACCGCCCAGGGGTGCAGTCCCAGGGAAGACAAGGCCGCTGGGCACCGGGCACAGAGCGGGAGGCGCATGCCCATGTTCACACCCACCCACGCCCATGCACGCGGACACACGCCcatgcacacgtgcacacacgCACGCTGACTGGTGGGCCACACGAGCAAACTGTGCAAACAGTGACTGATGCGGGACGTGGCTTTTGGCCAGGATGCCCCAGCTCCcgcccaggccctggctgggaaCAGTCCTTTGAACCCCACCCAGGGGTTTTCTGTGGTCCCAGGCCCAGCACACGGACCCTGTGGGCTGCGAGTCTCCGTCCCCTGGCCAGTCTGGGTCTCCGCGCCTGCCCTGGTGTGCCAGGCGAGCCGCAGAGCACCGTCCCCTCCTGCTTGCGAAGCGGGGCAGGCTGACTTCTTGCTGCCTCAGGGGAGTTGACCTCCACCTCTCCCGAGGGACCCCTGGGAAACCCACCGCCCTTTAAAATGCTCCCATGGGTTCAAAGGGTCCCGTGAGCTCCCATCAGTCGGGTCTCGTCCTTGGCAACGTCACAGAGCGTCCCCCGGCGCGACAGAGACGCCTGCCTGTGAGCACAACGAACGCCTAAGGTTCACGACGGTTTGTCCAGGACTGGCCACCTGCGCCATCAGCCTGCGGCCCTTGCCTCTGTGCAGAGGCTGCGGCTGCCACTGCCCggcccccttccctccatcaCATGGCGCAGTGGGGGTGTCGTGAAGGGGGGGGTCACCCCAGGGGACCGTGCCCCCTGCTGCAGGGGGCAATCATCTGCTCACTTGCTCTGGGCTGAAGGAAATAGGGGACCCTGTGCGGGGCAGGGCCCAACGCCCAgaccctgccctgaccccagcaatggggtttagagaagagcccgACCCCCAAGGGATGAATCTGGGGCGAAAAGCAGCTTCCGCTCTGGGGCTGAACTGGGGAAAGGAACAGAGCAATTCAGGGATGTCTCCCCAAACAGTGACCAGGTGTCCCTGCCCATAGAACAGCCGCCCCCGACATTGGGGCTAAACTGTGACCGATAACAATCCTAAATGACTGCAACCCTGGCACTCATGAGCAATGCCACAATAACAAAGCCATGTGACCACAGCCCTGGCACACATGAGAACTgaagagcataagaacagccatattgggtcagaccgatacggactaacacggctgctactctgaaacccatctagcccagtatcctgtctgccgacaatggccagggccaggtgcccagagggaatgaacagaacagggaatgatcaagtgatccatcccctgtcgctcattcccagcttctgacagtcagaggctaaggacacccagatcatggggttgcatccctgcccatcctggctaatagccattgatagacccgtccttatctagttcttttttgaaccctgttatagtcttggccttcacaacatcctctggcaaggagttccacaggttaactgtgtgttgtgtgaaaaaatatttccttttgtttgtcttaaacctgctgctaattcatttcattgggtga is part of the Eretmochelys imbricata isolate rEreImb1 chromosome 14, rEreImb1.hap1, whole genome shotgun sequence genome and encodes:
- the LOC144274420 gene encoding uncharacterized protein LOC144274420, giving the protein MERGAELRVPGPRGAEETPRDARTGDGPASEAEEGDPQPEGRERAEPDGKLPGQPQESGGPSPGACESRRGNPAGERDAEPALRRAADRGLEESTIRAAGTPRSSALAAQPRICAPARPPGPPAPGRQYACPECGKAFGQSSHLTQHLRIHTGERPYVCPDCGRAFSASSNFLAHRRVHTGEKPYDCAVCGRSFRAGSTLQRHRRLHTGERPYRCPHCGRTFSQSSSLAKHRRLHTGERPYRCGQCGEAFAVQSGLAAHRSRHTGERPFACPDCGKGFRRSSDLVQHQRAHTGERPFRCGQCGAGFSLASTLVNHQRSHTGERPYPCQLCGASFARSSTLARHRRGHGPQGTGPGGSPEPQPTPPGEEPAPQPGPLRQGSSPPPQQDSLGHSSEDALARQGPLGNSSDPDPQQAPMGHGSDPAPQQGPLSQAPVGHGSDSTPDQGPLSQGPVGHGSDPTHQQGPLSQAPTDHGSHPAPQQNPLSQGTIDQGPAPQPGTVGHGSDPAPQQGPPARPPALQPGERPYPCLVCGKRFSRSSNLVAHQRIHAGDKPFRCPECGRGFLRGSNLRTHRRLHTGERPYPCPECGKRFGDTSVLVKHQRIHTGERPHRCPDCPRRFSQASDLVAHRRVHTGEKPYACAECGRSFSRSSNLLTHRRLHRGERPYPCPQCGKSFGQSSDLLQHQRTHTGERPFACAQCGKAFSKGSTLTGHQRIHTGERPFACTACCKRFRHSSHLTAHLRVHARARPL